From the Nitrospinota bacterium genome, one window contains:
- a CDS encoding HAMP domain-containing histidine kinase has product MNKENGVPGTTEADSRLSEIAEFNNKILSVISHDLRSPLSSTIGLIRLLLRRDKEPLSERQENILRVMERSAVQQMSFIENLVEISRIERGLLEAHPSPVPAARIVRRALEIVSAAAKEKGIGVSDESDGGLWIEADEEKAVHIVHHLLTNAVKFTNRGGWIKIQTKREGDLVLISVSDNGVGMDPAKTGKLFDLASKCGTLGTDGEKGTGLGLAICKKLAALMACGICVESTPGNGTTVTLSFKKANQA; this is encoded by the coding sequence ATGAACAAAGAGAACGGGGTGCCGGGGACCACCGAAGCGGACAGCAGGCTTTCGGAGATCGCCGAGTTCAACAACAAGATCCTCTCCGTCATCTCCCATGATTTGCGCTCCCCCCTATCCTCCACCATCGGCCTTATCCGGCTTTTATTGCGCCGCGACAAAGAGCCACTTTCCGAAAGACAGGAAAACATCCTGCGGGTGATGGAACGCTCGGCGGTGCAACAGATGAGTTTCATAGAAAACCTTGTGGAGATATCCCGGATCGAACGCGGCCTTTTGGAGGCGCACCCCTCCCCTGTTCCCGCCGCCCGGATAGTACGGCGCGCACTGGAAATCGTTTCGGCGGCCGCGAAGGAAAAAGGGATCGGAGTGTCGGACGAATCGGACGGCGGGCTGTGGATCGAAGCCGACGAGGAAAAGGCGGTCCATATCGTCCACCACCTTCTGACGAACGCGGTGAAGTTCACCAACAGGGGGGGGTGGATTAAAATTCAAACAAAGCGGGAGGGCGATCTGGTCCTCATCTCGGTGAGCGACAACGGCGTGGGGATGGACCCGGCCAAGACCGGAAAACTTTTCGACCTGGCGTCAAAATGCGGAACCCTTGGCACCGACGGTGAAAAAGGGACCGGGCTGGGCCTGGCCATATGCAAAAAACTGGCGGCGCTGATGGCGTGCGGGATTTGCGTTGAGTCCACACCGGGAAACGGGACGACGGTGACGTTGAGTTTTAAAAAGGCGAATCAGGCGTAA
- a CDS encoding SH3 domain-containing protein: protein MPRYLRLSAFFMILATTVASSETVYIEGKAAKFRSGPGTNYKVLWEAPVFTPLEFLAKFKDWYAVRDKDGDVGWVHNQVIAKGKAAVVTDKKADVRKGPGKDKPMAFAVEKGYLFRVVDEKKEWAKVKDAEGDEGWILKESLWMSR from the coding sequence ATGCCCCGTTATCTTCGTCTTTCCGCGTTTTTCATGATTCTTGCCACCACAGTCGCGTCCAGCGAAACTGTCTATATTGAAGGCAAGGCCGCAAAGTTCCGTTCCGGCCCCGGCACAAACTACAAAGTACTATGGGAAGCTCCAGTGTTCACTCCACTGGAGTTCCTGGCCAAATTCAAGGATTGGTACGCCGTGCGGGACAAGGACGGCGACGTCGGCTGGGTGCACAACCAGGTGATCGCAAAGGGGAAGGCGGCGGTGGTGACGGACAAGAAAGCGGACGTGCGCAAAGGGCCGGGAAAGGACAAGCCTATGGCCTTCGCCGTGGAAAAAGGGTATCTTTTCCGGGTGGTGGATGAGAAAAAAGAGTGGGCGAAAGTGAAGGACGCCGAAGGGGACGAAGGTTGGATTTTAAAGGAAAGCCTTTGGATGTCCCGGTAA